In Chryseobacterium lactis, a single genomic region encodes these proteins:
- a CDS encoding RidA family protein produces MENNKQPQLINPAELFNPTPYGFSHSISVDSPFQMCFISGQSGGVGENHTLAPDFKTQVQDALKNLKIVLKSHSMTFDHVVKITLLIVDHNQEKLEIWTEEAKKVWDTTDLPTSTLIPVSQLALPDMLFEIDAIAVKIK; encoded by the coding sequence ATGGAAAATAATAAGCAACCCCAACTCATCAATCCTGCGGAACTGTTCAACCCCACTCCTTATGGTTTTTCGCATAGTATTTCAGTAGATTCTCCTTTTCAGATGTGTTTTATCTCTGGCCAAAGCGGTGGTGTTGGGGAAAATCATACATTAGCCCCTGACTTTAAAACTCAGGTTCAGGATGCTTTGAAAAATTTAAAAATAGTATTAAAAAGCCATTCTATGACATTTGATCATGTTGTTAAAATCACTCTGTTGATTGTTGACCACAACCAGGAAAAGCTTGAAATATGGACTGAAGAGGCAAAGAAAGTATGGGATACAACCGATTTACCTACGAGTACTCTCATTCCGGTAAGTCAACTGGCATTACCCGATATGCTATTTGAAATAGATGCGATTGCAGTAAAAATCAAGTAA
- a CDS encoding lactonase family protein has protein sequence MKKIVSVMLILLSGINVYAQNTYVFFGSFNRDKNTEGIYVYELDIIKGNLSKVTSVKGILNPSFLTLAPNGQYLFACTESKTKDAGSVSSFKFNPEKKSLTFINSQRTGGENPVYITAHKNGKWLINGNYTEGSVSVYPVSENGLIEPRVQNFQYSEGSTDPDRQERSHIHSTVFSPDFNYVFAPDLGADKIRAYQFENNKTEPLTEIPFKQAPLGSGPRHFTFHPNGKFAYCVEEMGGAVSAYSYDSGKLESIQRINTHPDQLKDNFENSDIHISPDGRYLYASNRGSENNIAIFSIQNDGTLKTIGYQKTGGKHPRVFTLDETGKFLIATNSVSGDAFVFKRNEETGLLKKVGKKIKIFGVSSVQIRKY, from the coding sequence TTGAAGAAAATAGTAAGTGTGATGCTTATACTTTTATCAGGAATAAATGTATATGCACAGAATACATATGTCTTTTTCGGTTCATTTAACCGCGACAAAAATACAGAAGGAATTTATGTATATGAATTGGATATCATCAAAGGTAACTTATCAAAAGTAACATCAGTTAAGGGAATTTTAAACCCATCATTTCTAACGCTGGCTCCCAACGGTCAATATCTTTTTGCCTGTACGGAAAGCAAAACGAAAGACGCAGGAAGTGTAAGCAGCTTTAAATTTAATCCCGAAAAAAAATCTCTGACCTTTATCAACAGCCAAAGAACAGGAGGCGAGAATCCTGTTTATATTACCGCTCACAAAAACGGCAAATGGCTGATTAATGGTAATTATACCGAAGGAAGCGTTTCTGTGTATCCGGTTTCAGAGAACGGGCTTATAGAGCCAAGGGTACAAAATTTTCAGTATTCGGAGGGAAGTACAGATCCGGACAGACAAGAACGTTCTCATATTCATTCCACCGTTTTTTCTCCTGATTTTAACTATGTTTTTGCCCCCGATCTTGGAGCAGATAAAATCAGAGCATATCAATTTGAGAATAATAAAACGGAACCATTGACGGAAATCCCTTTTAAACAAGCACCTTTAGGAAGTGGGCCCAGGCATTTTACTTTTCATCCCAATGGTAAATTTGCTTATTGTGTAGAAGAAATGGGAGGAGCTGTAAGTGCCTATTCTTATGATAGCGGAAAACTGGAAAGTATTCAAAGAATCAATACCCATCCGGATCAGCTTAAAGATAATTTTGAAAACTCAGACATCCATATTTCTCCTGATGGACGTTATTTATATGCATCAAACAGAGGCTCTGAAAATAATATTGCCATCTTTTCAATCCAAAATGACGGTACCTTGAAAACAATAGGGTATCAGAAAACGGGAGGGAAGCATCCTAGAGTATTCACCCTTGACGAGACCGGAAAATTTTTAATAGCTACCAATTCCGTAAGCGGGGATGCATTTGTCTTTAAACGAAATGAAGAAACAGGACTTCTCAAAAAAGTAGGAAAGAAGATCAAAATATTTGGTGTTTCTTCAGTACAGATCAGGAAATATTAA
- a CDS encoding right-handed parallel beta-helix repeat-containing protein encodes MKKIYKLLIGSTIAVASFNTLQATVRYVNLSNITGSAPYTSWATAGNDLQTVINESVAGDEIWIASGTYIPNSLPLGAIGTTLGGATVLNSRDYTFFVKDGVKIFGGFSGTETLFNQRNPIVNKTILSGDLGAIGSKDDNCYHVVIASDGTLGVTIDGFSITGGNADSSSGGMEVNGKSIFRWYGGGVYACYGKSMISNNIFYDNTAGNNGGAINSLNNSNIVISSNTFYNNNAIDGGAIYSYTNTSITVSDNIIRNNTASTGGGFATYYSTNTISGNKIYENIVWGEGGGIYVTSGTSIINNNIINNNKTDHNGGGGLYLNYGNNTIFNNAIYENTALGVGGGVLLTGNNTLTNNIIFKNRSSNYGGGIYMGTGTHTIINNTIYSNSINTNREGGGIFTTAGSGTFKNNIFWDNKKGISNNTVSSDFYNINNSAQVSFTNNLLQLQSSMYMIANFNFLGSNAQGNIFGQNPGFGNPANPLGADGVPLTDDDGLALVSNSICRSSGTTSGAPATDCTGATRTGIPNLGAYEVIFPLVLGVSDVARKNNTVKIYPNPAKDYIYFSETVSDIMIYTMDGQYTGVSSTHEKANISHLPKGLYMITGKDSKGNIISQRLIKE; translated from the coding sequence ATGAAAAAAATTTATAAATTATTGATTGGATCTACGATTGCTGTCGCATCATTCAATACTTTACAAGCCACAGTGCGGTATGTTAACCTATCAAATATTACAGGATCTGCACCCTATACATCATGGGCGACTGCCGGAAATGACCTCCAGACTGTCATTAACGAAAGTGTTGCAGGAGATGAAATCTGGATTGCTTCAGGTACTTATATACCGAATTCACTTCCTTTAGGGGCAATAGGAACAACTTTGGGTGGAGCTACAGTTTTAAACTCAAGAGATTATACTTTTTTTGTAAAAGATGGAGTTAAAATTTTTGGTGGATTTTCAGGAACTGAAACGCTGTTCAATCAACGTAATCCTATTGTTAACAAAACGATTCTCAGTGGTGATTTAGGGGCAATTGGCTCCAAAGATGATAACTGCTACCACGTTGTTATTGCTTCAGACGGTACTTTAGGGGTTACTATTGATGGCTTTTCAATCACAGGAGGGAATGCTGATAGTTCCTCAGGCGGTATGGAAGTAAATGGTAAGAGTATTTTTCGATGGTACGGAGGAGGAGTATATGCCTGCTATGGAAAAAGTATGATCAGTAATAATATTTTTTATGATAATACAGCAGGAAATAATGGTGGTGCAATTAATTCTTTAAATAACAGTAATATTGTAATTTCCTCAAATACATTTTACAATAACAATGCTATCGATGGTGGTGCTATTTATTCTTACACCAATACTTCCATCACGGTTTCAGATAACATTATTCGTAATAATACGGCAAGTACCGGAGGAGGATTTGCAACATATTACAGTACCAATACCATTAGCGGAAACAAGATTTATGAAAATATAGTCTGGGGTGAAGGTGGAGGAATATATGTGACAAGTGGTACAAGTATTATCAATAATAACATTATCAATAATAATAAAACGGACCATAACGGTGGCGGTGGGCTCTATCTTAATTACGGAAACAATACCATATTTAATAATGCTATTTATGAAAATACAGCGTTGGGTGTTGGTGGAGGAGTATTGTTAACCGGTAATAATACATTGACGAATAATATTATTTTTAAAAATAGATCGAGTAATTATGGAGGAGGAATCTACATGGGAACTGGAACTCATACCATAATTAATAATACAATATACAGTAACTCTATCAATACAAACAGAGAAGGAGGCGGGATTTTCACTACTGCAGGTTCCGGGACGTTTAAAAACAATATTTTTTGGGATAATAAAAAAGGGATATCAAATAATACTGTAAGCTCAGATTTTTATAATATAAATAACTCTGCGCAAGTCAGTTTTACAAATAACCTGTTACAGCTTCAAAGTTCCATGTATATGATTGCTAATTTTAATTTTTTAGGATCTAATGCTCAGGGAAATATATTTGGGCAAAACCCAGGTTTTGGTAATCCTGCCAATCCACTAGGAGCAGATGGAGTTCCACTTACTGACGATGATGGTCTCGCGTTAGTAAGCAACAGTATTTGCAGATCTTCAGGAACTACTTCCGGTGCACCTGCTACCGATTGTACAGGAGCAACCCGCACGGGAATTCCTAACCTTGGTGCCTATGAAGTGATTTTTCCTCTCGTACTTGGAGTAAGTGATGTTGCCAGAAAAAATAATACTGTGAAAATTTATCCGAATCCGGCAAAGGATTATATTTACTTTTCAGAAACAGTATCCGATATTATGATATATACCATGGATGGTCAATATACAGGAGTCTCTTCAACTCATGAAAAAGCGAACATTTCTCATTTACCTAAAGGATTGTATATGATTACAGGAAAGGATAGTAAAGGGAATATAATATCTCAAAGACTCATTAAAGAATAA
- a CDS encoding TetR/AcrR family transcriptional regulator has translation MERKSAAGSIRNKERSKKKFLDAVGKILTTKGYAALKINDIAAIAGVDKKMIYTYFGGMDGLMDEYLRTQDYWVRVNSKEVEKIQPNLEDGGRSFIEAMLISQFDYVYNNKEAQKLLLWSISEPRKSLKKMIDEQEENGEYIFKLMMTPHFKEKMGVYRSIMAIMVAGLYYMNMYSALNGSVFCGVDINSPDGREHVKKAISFLIDSTYKHLKSEQDE, from the coding sequence ATGGAAAGAAAATCAGCAGCAGGTAGTATCAGAAACAAAGAACGCAGCAAAAAGAAATTTTTGGATGCGGTTGGAAAAATTCTCACCACGAAGGGATATGCAGCATTAAAAATCAATGATATTGCTGCTATTGCAGGAGTAGATAAGAAAATGATCTACACTTATTTTGGCGGAATGGATGGTTTGATGGACGAATATCTTCGGACACAGGATTATTGGGTACGTGTCAACAGTAAGGAAGTTGAAAAAATACAGCCTAACTTAGAGGATGGGGGAAGGTCATTTATTGAAGCAATGTTGATTTCTCAATTTGACTATGTCTATAACAATAAGGAAGCCCAAAAATTACTATTGTGGAGTATTTCTGAACCCCGGAAATCATTGAAAAAAATGATTGATGAGCAGGAAGAAAACGGAGAATATATTTTTAAACTCATGATGACTCCGCATTTTAAAGAAAAAATGGGTGTTTATCGTTCAATTATGGCGATCATGGTGGCGGGTCTTTATTATATGAATATGTATTCTGCTTTAAACGGAAGTGTTTTTTGTGGGGTAGATATTAATAGTCCCGACGGACGTGAGCATGTGAAGAAAGCCATTTCTTTTTTAATAGATTCTACTTATAAACATCTGAAATCTGAACAGGATGAATAA
- a CDS encoding TetR/AcrR family transcriptional regulator gives MERKSAAGSIRNKERSKKKFLDAVGKILKTKGYTGLKVNDIAATAGVDKKMIYTYFGGIDGLMDEYIRSQDYWSKTTSEEIGKMNPRTDDGGRSFAEELLLAQYEYVYNNKETQKLLLWRLSESRKELKKMTDTQEENGKFLFDTMGSQFKENSEVFRSVMAIMVSGLYYLNMFSSMNGSIFCGIDVNTPGGRTQIKEALSFLLDHTFEDLKDENKE, from the coding sequence ATGGAAAGAAAATCAGCAGCAGGCAGCATTAGAAATAAAGAACGCAGTAAAAAGAAATTTTTGGATGCAGTTGGAAAAATTCTGAAAACAAAAGGATATACAGGATTAAAGGTGAACGATATTGCTGCTACAGCCGGAGTAGATAAAAAAATGATCTATACTTATTTTGGAGGTATAGATGGTTTGATGGATGAGTATATCCGATCACAGGACTACTGGAGCAAGACGACCAGTGAAGAAATTGGAAAGATGAATCCGAGAACAGATGATGGAGGAAGATCATTTGCGGAAGAACTTTTGCTGGCTCAATACGAATACGTATATAATAATAAAGAAACCCAAAAGCTGTTATTATGGAGGTTGTCCGAATCGCGGAAAGAACTGAAAAAAATGACGGATACGCAGGAAGAAAACGGTAAGTTTCTTTTTGATACGATGGGTTCACAGTTTAAAGAAAATTCTGAGGTTTTTCGTTCTGTCATGGCCATCATGGTTTCGGGGTTGTATTACCTGAATATGTTTTCTTCTATGAATGGCAGTATTTTTTGTGGTATAGATGTTAATACTCCTGGAGGACGTACCCAAATTAAAGAGGCTCTTTCTTTTTTATTAGATCATACTTTTGAAGATCTGAAAGATGAGAATAAAGAATAG
- a CDS encoding TetR/AcrR family transcriptional regulator, whose protein sequence is MERKSAGGSIRNKERSKKKFLDAVGKILKTKGYQALKVNTIAATAGVDKKMIYTYFGGIDGLINAYIRSKDYWSMITIEEIERIKPKIDDGGKSFMEEMLLSQFDYVYTNKEAQKLLLWRISEPRKSLKKLTDTQEENGEHIFKLMMDPHFGVRSRDFRAILAIIVSGLYYLNLYAAVNGSIFCGIDIHTPKDRENIKKAISYLLEQSYKHLKNSDK, encoded by the coding sequence ATGGAAAGAAAATCAGCAGGAGGGAGCATTCGCAATAAGGAGCGAAGTAAGAAAAAATTTTTGGATGCAGTTGGAAAAATTCTGAAAACCAAAGGTTATCAAGCTTTAAAAGTTAATACGATAGCCGCTACCGCTGGTGTAGACAAAAAAATGATTTACACCTATTTTGGTGGGATTGATGGGCTTATAAATGCCTATATCCGCTCCAAGGATTACTGGAGCATGATCACGATTGAAGAAATTGAAAGAATAAAACCTAAAATAGATGATGGTGGAAAATCTTTTATGGAAGAGATGCTGTTATCTCAATTTGATTATGTTTATACCAACAAAGAGGCACAAAAATTATTATTGTGGCGTATATCTGAGCCCCGGAAATCGTTAAAAAAACTTACCGACACTCAGGAAGAAAATGGAGAGCATATTTTTAAATTGATGATGGATCCCCATTTTGGAGTACGTTCCAGAGATTTTCGGGCAATATTAGCCATTATCGTTTCAGGGTTATATTACCTTAATCTGTATGCTGCTGTTAACGGCAGTATTTTTTGTGGAATAGATATTCATACTCCTAAAGATCGAGAGAACATCAAAAAGGCAATATCTTATTTGTTGGAACAAAGCTATAAGCATCTTAAAAATTCTGATAAATAA
- the pgl gene encoding 6-phosphogluconolactonase, giving the protein MNITVFDDLEKLYIKAADTFVDLSKQSIQKHNRFAVALSGGSSPKAIFKLLATEEYAAQIEWNKLYFFWVDERWVPLNDDKSNAKMTFETLLDQVPVNKDQVFPMYQDGILPEEYAKEYEQKIKNVLGDEGVFDFILLGMGDDGHTASLFPGEEVLNEKEKWVSAYYLKPQEMFRITLTAPLINKAENILAVAFGESKKHALNEVLNGAYNPELYPMQLIEKKEGFRFFTDEKARG; this is encoded by the coding sequence ATGAATATTACAGTATTTGATGATTTAGAAAAACTGTATATAAAAGCAGCGGATACTTTTGTTGATCTTTCAAAACAATCGATTCAGAAGCATAACAGATTTGCAGTAGCTTTAAGCGGAGGTTCTTCTCCCAAAGCTATTTTTAAATTGCTTGCCACTGAAGAATATGCCGCTCAAATTGAATGGAATAAACTCTATTTCTTTTGGGTAGACGAAAGATGGGTGCCTTTGAATGATGATAAAAGCAATGCCAAAATGACCTTTGAAACATTATTGGATCAGGTTCCTGTTAACAAGGATCAGGTTTTTCCGATGTATCAGGACGGAATACTTCCGGAAGAGTATGCAAAAGAATATGAACAAAAGATTAAAAATGTCCTTGGAGACGAAGGTGTTTTTGATTTCATTCTTTTGGGAATGGGAGATGATGGGCATACTGCATCTTTATTTCCGGGTGAAGAGGTCTTGAATGAAAAGGAAAAGTGGGTTTCTGCCTACTATCTGAAGCCGCAGGAAATGTTCAGAATCACTTTAACGGCACCATTAATTAATAAGGCTGAAAATATACTGGCAGTAGCATTTGGAGAATCTAAAAAACATGCTTTGAATGAAGTTCTGAATGGAGCTTACAATCCTGAGCTGTATCCGATGCAACTTATTGAGAAAAAAGAAGGCTTCCGTTTTTTTACAGATGAAAAAGCGAGAGGATAA
- the zwf gene encoding glucose-6-phosphate dehydrogenase: MNENRSLQPTTIIIFGATGDLAKRKLFPAFYNLYIDGRMPKGFNIVALGRAENTSENFRNYIKENLESFSRKKVTSEDWAGFQAHITYFQHQLDEESSYKDLYQKLQDFDGVYGMRANRLFYLSISPNFITTISNHIKNTSLASDAKKDRIIIEKPFGHNKQSAIELNSLLAQTFEEEQIYRIDHYLGKETVQNILAFRFGNSIFEPLWDHKYIESVQITVAEEVGVETRGAFYEQTGALKDMIQNHLLQILCMVAMEPPASLKSGEIRDRKVDVLKAIRRISPDQVDHYAVRGQYGRSIVAGVEVKGYRQESGIAPDSNTETFAAIKFYLDNERWQDVPFYVRTGKKMKEKHSYITIQFKPLPHSTFSDTPYLLSANRLIINIQPMMDIRLLFMAKKPGLSMDLKPVEMIFDNFACQEDTPEAYETLLQDALLGDLTLFMRSDQVEEAWDVVTTIQEAWENSKDSSFPNYKAGSWGPEDSNALVERQGHSWV; the protein is encoded by the coding sequence ATGAATGAAAATAGAAGTTTGCAGCCCACAACTATAATTATTTTTGGGGCTACAGGAGATTTGGCAAAAAGAAAACTTTTTCCGGCCTTTTACAATTTATATATCGATGGCAGAATGCCCAAAGGCTTTAATATTGTTGCCTTAGGAAGAGCAGAGAATACCAGCGAAAATTTTAGAAATTATATCAAAGAAAATCTGGAGAGCTTTTCCAGGAAAAAAGTAACATCTGAAGATTGGGCAGGCTTTCAGGCACATATCACTTACTTCCAACACCAATTGGATGAGGAAAGTTCCTATAAAGATCTCTATCAGAAATTACAGGATTTCGATGGTGTCTATGGGATGAGAGCGAACAGGTTGTTTTACCTATCCATTAGTCCCAACTTCATTACCACGATTTCCAATCATATCAAAAACACGTCATTAGCTTCTGATGCTAAAAAAGACCGTATCATTATTGAGAAACCTTTTGGACACAATAAACAATCTGCCATAGAACTGAACAGTCTTCTGGCACAAACCTTTGAAGAAGAGCAGATCTACCGTATCGACCATTATTTAGGAAAAGAAACCGTACAGAATATACTTGCATTCAGATTTGGAAATTCAATTTTTGAACCTTTATGGGACCATAAATATATAGAATCGGTACAGATTACGGTAGCTGAGGAAGTAGGAGTGGAAACCAGAGGTGCTTTCTATGAGCAGACAGGAGCATTAAAGGATATGATTCAAAATCACTTGTTGCAGATTCTGTGTATGGTAGCTATGGAACCACCTGCTTCATTGAAATCAGGAGAAATCAGAGATCGTAAAGTAGATGTTTTAAAGGCGATCCGCAGGATTTCCCCGGACCAGGTGGATCATTATGCTGTAAGAGGTCAGTATGGAAGAAGTATTGTTGCCGGAGTTGAAGTAAAAGGGTACCGCCAGGAGAGTGGTATTGCCCCTGATTCGAATACAGAAACATTTGCCGCGATAAAATTTTATCTGGACAATGAAAGATGGCAGGATGTACCGTTCTACGTTCGCACAGGGAAGAAAATGAAAGAAAAACATTCTTATATAACCATTCAGTTTAAGCCGCTTCCTCATTCAACATTTTCAGATACACCCTATCTGTTGTCTGCCAACAGGCTGATCATTAATATCCAGCCTATGATGGACATCAGACTTTTGTTTATGGCCAAAAAGCCAGGACTTAGCATGGATCTGAAACCGGTAGAAATGATCTTTGACAATTTTGCCTGCCAGGAAGATACACCGGAAGCTTATGAAACCCTGTTACAGGATGCTCTTTTAGGAGATCTTACCCTATTTATGCGTTCGGACCAGGTAGAAGAGGCCTGGGACGTAGTTACCACCATCCAGGAAGCTTGGGAAAATAGTAAAGATTCTTCATTTCCCAATTATAAGGCAGGAAGCTGGGGCCCGGAAGACAGCAATGCATTAGTTGAAAGACAAGGGCACAGCTGGGTATAA
- the gndA gene encoding NADP-dependent phosphogluconate dehydrogenase, giving the protein MERYSYGMVGLGVMGRNLLYNIADNGFSIAGFDLDEQKIKELQEGATSEMKVKGIGSLEDFVSALESPRKIILMVPAGKPVDAVLESITPLLSKGDIVIDAGNSYFEDTNRRIADLASKDLHFMGMGVSGGEKGARTGPSIMPGGDLEAFHQLKPMLEAIAAKVDNEACTAYMGKGSAGNYVKMVHNGIEYAIMQLISEAYDLLKRGTNLNNDQLYEVFKEWNNGEMNSFLIEITRDIFQQKDSLTDQYLLDQILDKAGAKGTGKWTSEQAMEIGVSIPTIDIAVTSRILSAYKDERVKASQLYPKKEISNPENIDLFIKEVGDALFLASLISYAQGLALLVKASEEYHFEIPLKDVVKIWRGGCIIRSVLLEKFYTAYTKDPNLSNILLDQEIAAIVKEKMDSLRKTAAFAVSNGISSLGLQTALGYFDAYTTEYLPINLIQAQRDYFGAHTYQRIDREGVFHTSWQSANS; this is encoded by the coding sequence ATGGAGAGATATAGTTACGGAATGGTTGGCCTTGGAGTAATGGGGCGGAATCTTCTTTATAATATTGCTGATAACGGCTTTTCAATCGCAGGCTTTGACCTTGACGAGCAGAAAATAAAAGAATTACAGGAAGGGGCAACTTCAGAAATGAAAGTAAAGGGAATCGGCTCTTTGGAGGATTTTGTATCAGCACTGGAAAGTCCCAGAAAAATTATTCTTATGGTTCCGGCCGGAAAACCCGTAGATGCTGTTCTGGAAAGTATTACCCCACTTTTAAGCAAAGGTGATATCGTAATTGATGCCGGTAATTCCTATTTTGAGGATACAAACAGACGCATTGCTGATCTGGCTTCAAAAGACCTTCACTTTATGGGAATGGGAGTTTCCGGAGGTGAAAAAGGTGCCAGAACAGGTCCGAGTATCATGCCCGGAGGAGACTTGGAAGCATTTCACCAGCTTAAACCTATGTTGGAGGCGATTGCTGCCAAGGTAGATAACGAAGCTTGTACCGCTTATATGGGGAAAGGCTCGGCCGGAAACTACGTAAAAATGGTACATAACGGAATAGAATATGCCATTATGCAGCTTATCAGTGAAGCGTACGACCTGCTGAAAAGAGGTACTAATCTTAATAACGATCAGCTATACGAAGTTTTCAAAGAATGGAATAATGGTGAAATGAATTCATTCCTGATTGAGATTACCAGAGATATTTTCCAGCAGAAAGATTCATTAACCGATCAATACCTTTTAGATCAGATTTTAGATAAAGCAGGTGCTAAAGGAACCGGAAAATGGACTTCAGAACAAGCTATGGAAATCGGGGTTTCTATCCCAACCATTGATATTGCGGTAACTTCAAGAATTTTATCCGCTTATAAGGACGAAAGGGTAAAGGCCTCTCAATTATATCCTAAAAAAGAAATTTCAAATCCTGAAAATATAGATTTATTCATCAAAGAAGTTGGAGACGCTCTGTTTTTAGCTAGTTTAATCAGCTATGCCCAAGGATTGGCCTTACTGGTAAAGGCATCTGAAGAATATCACTTTGAAATTCCGTTAAAAGATGTAGTTAAAATCTGGAGAGGCGGATGTATTATCCGCTCGGTTTTATTGGAGAAATTTTATACTGCGTATACCAAAGATCCTAATTTGTCTAATATTTTGCTCGATCAGGAAATTGCAGCTATCGTTAAAGAAAAAATGGATTCATTGAGAAAAACGGCCGCTTTTGCAGTTTCAAACGGAATTTCAAGCTTGGGACTTCAAACGGCGTTAGGCTATTTTGATGCGTATACTACAGAATATCTGCCTATCAATTTAATCCAGGCACAACGTGATTACTTTGGAGCACATACTTATCAGAGAATCGATAGAGAAGGAGTATTTCATACTTCATGGCAAAGTGCAAATAGTTAA